The following coding sequences lie in one Mycobacterium sp. Z3061 genomic window:
- the acpM gene encoding meromycolate extension acyl carrier protein AcpM, which produces MAVSQEEIIAGIAEIIEEVTGIEPSEVTPEKSFVDDLDIDSLSMVEIAVQTEDKYGVKIPDEDLAGLRTVGDVVAYIQKLEEENPEAAEALRAKLETDNPEAAANVKARLEADSK; this is translated from the coding sequence GTGGCCGTCAGTCAGGAAGAAATCATCGCCGGTATCGCCGAGATCATCGAAGAGGTCACCGGTATCGAGCCGTCGGAGGTCACCCCAGAGAAGTCGTTCGTCGACGACCTGGACATCGACTCGCTGTCGATGGTGGAGATCGCCGTGCAGACCGAGGACAAGTACGGCGTGAAGATCCCGGACGAGGACCTCGCCGGCCTGCGCACCGTCGGTGACGTCGTCGCCTACATCCAGAAGCTCGAGGAAGAGAACCCCGAGGCTGCCGAGGCGCTGCGCGCCAAGCTGGAGACGGACAACCCCGAGGCTGCTGCCAACGTCAAGGCGAGGCTGGAAGCGGACAGCAAGTGA